GGTCATAGAGCTGTACTGCTTTTTCTAAAGGCAGTTCCATTTCGTCCTTTTCAGATAACGAAAGTTGAATTAATCCAATGATGGCATAATTTACTATTCCAATGTATTCCGATTGAATATTTTCTTCCACCTTCTGCATGCCTTTATCTTCAATACTTCTGATACGCTGTGCTTTAATGAAAATTTGATCTGTTATGCTGGAAGTACGTAAAATTCTCCAGGCACTTCCATAATCATGCATTTTTTTTGTAAAAATGTCTTTACATTTCTTTATACTTGAATCAAATTGTGCTGAAGTTTTACTCATGTCTTCTACCTATCAACTTATGTAATGGCTTGTTAATACTGCAAACGAAACAATTTTATTTTTAAATGGCTGGTAAAGATACTCCTTTTTTAAAAAAATCAATGCTCCGCTGTGGGGCTAAACTACTGGATATTTCTACACCTCGTGTAATGGGAATATTAAATGTTACACCGGATTCTTTTTTTGATGGAAATAAATATACGGTGGCTGCAAAAATAAAAGCCAGAGTTGCGGTCATGATTTCTGAAGGGGTTGATATTATTGATATTGGAGGCATATCTACCAGACCAAAAAGCAGTATCATTTCTGAAAAAGATGAATTGAAAAGAGTGCTTCCGGCAGTAGAATTAATTGCCGCTAACTTCCCAGAAACAATCATTTCTATTGATACATTTCATGCCGGAGTTGCGCAAACATGTATCCGATCAGGTGCACAACTGATTAATGATATAAGCGCCGGAAATTTTGATAAAAAAATGTTGGACACTGTTGTCGAACTTGGAGTTCCCTATTGTATGATGCATCAACAAGGAAGCTTCTCCACTATGCACCAATCCTACGTGTACAAAAATTTGTTAAAAGAAATGATTCTCTATTTCTCGGAAAAAATCCGCTACCTGCACAGCAATGGATTGAACGATATTTTAATTGACCCCGGATTTGGATTCAGTAAATCTGTAGAACAAAATTTTCATCTACTTAAAAATCTATCTTTGCTCGAAATTTTGGAAGTACCAATATTAGTGGGAATTTCAAGAAAATCGATGATCAATAAAATTCTTAAAACAACACCCGAAGATGCGTTGAACGGTAGTTCAGTGTTAAATACATTGGCATTGCAAAACGGTGCAAGTATTTTACGCGTGCATGATGTAAAACAGGCTAAACAAGCCATTCAGCTCTATCAATTTTATAAGGAACAAGAATGATTTTATCCGCCTTACCTGATTTTTTTCATTTTCGTTGGCTCGATGTGCTTGACATTCTTTTTGTTGCGGTATTAATTTACCAATTGTACAAATTGGTGAGAGGAACTGTTGCTGTAAATATTTTTGTCGGAATTATTGCTGTATATTTTCTTTGGTTTTTGGTGCGTATACTCAATATGCAATTGCTAAGCACCATTCTTGGACAATTTATAGGAGTGGGTGTACTTGCCATTATTATAGTGTTTCAACAAGAAATTCGAAAATTTTTATTGCTAATCGGCACCAGCAACTTATTTAATAAAGCAAAATTCAGCACTTCACTTTTAAATTTTGGCACCGACACTAAAAAGAAATTCGCAGGAGAATTAAATTCTATTGCTAAAGCCTGCCGCAGCATGTCAGAAAGTAAGACCGGTGCCATCATTGTAATAGAAACAAATTCGGATTTAAGTTTTTATGCTAAAACCGGCGACATGATAAATGCAAAAATTTCGGTACGTTTGATTGAAAGCATTTTCTTTAAGAATTCGCCCTTGCACGATGGTGCCATTATTATTTCAGGAAATTCTATTCAGGCTGCACGCTGTGTACTTCCGGTGAGTGAAAATTCA
This portion of the Bacteroidota bacterium genome encodes:
- the folP gene encoding dihydropteroate synthase, whose amino-acid sequence is MAGKDTPFLKKSMLRCGAKLLDISTPRVMGILNVTPDSFFDGNKYTVAAKIKARVAVMISEGVDIIDIGGISTRPKSSIISEKDELKRVLPAVELIAANFPETIISIDTFHAGVAQTCIRSGAQLINDISAGNFDKKMLDTVVELGVPYCMMHQQGSFSTMHQSYVYKNLLKEMILYFSEKIRYLHSNGLNDILIDPGFGFSKSVEQNFHLLKNLSLLEILEVPILVGISRKSMINKILKTTPEDALNGSSVLNTLALQNGASILRVHDVKQAKQAIQLYQFYKEQE
- a CDS encoding TIGR00159 family protein; translation: MILSALPDFFHFRWLDVLDILFVAVLIYQLYKLVRGTVAVNIFVGIIAVYFLWFLVRILNMQLLSTILGQFIGVGVLAIIIVFQQEIRKFLLLIGTSNLFNKAKFSTSLLNFGTDTKKKFAGELNSIAKACRSMSESKTGAIIVIETNSDLSFYAKTGDMINAKISVRLIESIFFKNSPLHDGAIIISGNSIQAARCVLPVSENSSFPANLGMRHRAAAGITEVTSSLAIVVSEQTGEIAISRDGQLSLNISPDRLIQEIEKAMDNN
- a CDS encoding DUF1599 domain-containing protein, whose amino-acid sequence is MSKTSAQFDSSIKKCKDIFTKKMHDYGSAWRILRTSSITDQIFIKAQRIRSIEDKGMQKVEENIQSEYIGIVNYAIIGLIQLSLSEKDEMELPLEKAVQLYDHFAKMAKNLMEDKNHDYSEAWRDMRISSLTDLILMKLMRTKQIEDNKGMSLISEGIDANYLDILNYSVFALIRLDD